Genomic window (candidate division TA06 bacterium):
CTTCGTATCAATCGATAGACGCAGTGTTATCAGGCCACTCTTCCCTTCTACCAAAAGTCTGGATGATTTAACCGCGTAGTTGACTCTGTCGTGAATGTCGAATTTGATGAATGCTGGATTTCTCACGCGCGACTTGTGCACATCTGCCTTGTCAGCAAGAATAAGAGCAGCGCCAACGTTGCTGACAGGCCCGCCGGTTGCCTCATCGTGATTGCCAATCGCTGACATTATTTCACAGACAACTTCAGGATCCGCCCCCATATCAGACATTATCCTGCCGGCAATGACAGCGCCAGTCTGTGAGTGATTCGCCCTGTTGACCACATTGCCTATGTCGTGAAGGTACCCCGCAATGGACGCAAGTTCGGCCTCTTTCTCGGATCCGTCAAGTTTGGTCAGGATCATGCGGGCACCATTCGCAACCCTATTGGAATGCCTTTTCCCGTGTTCCGTCCAGCCGATGACGCCCAACTGTTCATTGGCTCTGGTGACATAGACCTGGACTTGTCTGTTTCTCCGTATTTTTTCGAGTGTGATCATCTCTTGGGACTATATTATACCACCTGCTGCCACAACCACCAATCACTAATTACGAATTATTAAATCAAACCGAAGCAGGTGCTCAGGGGCCTGGAATTATTGCAGGTTGGGTTGAGTATCTGAACCCTTAAGCCTTTCCTTGTCTTCCTTCGTAATTATCACCGCTATGCTTTGCTTCCTTTTTTGCTGAAAACGAGTTCGTTGTCCTTCGCGTCCACAAGAACAGTGTCCTGTTTTCCAAACTCGCCCTCGATTATCTTCTTTGACAGGGGATTCTCCACAAGCCTCTGAATTGCTCTTTTCAAAGGCCGAGCCCCATATATAGGATCGTATCCCTCTCTGGCAAGGACATCCTCTGCAGCTTTGGTCACTTCCAGTCCAATCTCACTATCCATGAGGCTTTTTCTGACATTGTCAATCTGGAGTGCGACAATCTTTTCAATGTCCTCAAATGCAAGTGGCCTGAAGACAACCGTCTCATCAATTCTGTTTAAGAACTCAGGCCTGAACCTGCTTCGTAGCTCCTCGATCATTCTCGACTTCATCGTTTCGTAGTCCTCAGCGTCGCCACTCGCCCACTCAGACCCTACGTTCGAAGTCATTATCAGGACAGTGTTCCTGAAGTCGACCGTTCTTCCTTGGCCATCGGTCAGTCTCCCCTCGTCCAGTATCTGAAGCATAACGTTGAATACATCCTGATGGGCCTTCTCTGTCTCATCGAACAGAACCACGCTGTACGGCCTCCTTCTGATGGACTCGGTCAACTGCCCACCCTCTTCGTAACCGACGTAACCAGGTGGGGCTCCTATCAGCCTGGAGACTGTATGCCTTTCCATATACTCGGACATATCTATTCTCACCATTGCGTCCTCTGAATCAAAAAGGAATTCAGCCAGAGCTTTGGCGAGCTCAGTCTTTCCCACTCCGCTCGGTCCCAGAAATATGAAAGAACCTATTGGCCTCTTTGGGTCCTTGAGCCCCGAACGTGCTCTTCTGATAGCATCCGAGACAAGGTTGACCGCCTCATCCTGGCCTATCACTCTTTTGTGTAACCTTTCCTCCATGTGAAGAAGTTTCTGAGACTCCTCCTCCAGCATCCTGGATACTGGAATGCCCGTCCACTTTGACACAACCTGTGCTATGTCTTCCTCGCCGACCACGTCATCAAAACCCCTGTCCTCCATCCAGTCATTCCTCTTCGCAGTGTACTCTTTCTGGAGAGCATCGGTCTCATCGCGAAGCTGTGCTGCCCTTTCATACTCTCTCGCCGCCACAGCCTCCTGTCCTTCCTTGATTAGCACAGAAAGCTTTCGCTCGAGATCTTTCAGCTCAGGCGGGGCACTGTATATATCTATCCTCAGCTTTGATCCTGCCTCATCAATCAGGTCTATTGCCTTGTCCGGAAGGAACCTTTCGCTTATGTACCGTGTTGAAAGCCTGGCTGCAGCTTTCAAGGCCTCATCGGAAATCTTCACACCGTGATGGGCCTCATATTTGTCTCTCAAGCCCTTGAGTATCTCAATTGTATCCTCGATTGAAGGCTCATTCACAAGCACAGGCTGAAACCTTCTCTCCAGGGCCCCGTCCTTTTCTATACTCTTTCTGTATTCGTCAAGAGTGGTAGCACCCACACATTGAAGTTCACCTCTCGCCAGAGCTGGTTTCAGCATGTTGGACGCATCAATCGCGCCTTCTGCTGCGCCTGCCCCAACTATGGTATGCAGTTCATCTATGAAGAGGATGATATCTCCTTTGGCCCTTTCTATCTCCTTGAGAACGGCTTTGAGCCTGTCTTCAAACTCGCCCCTGTATTTGGAGCCCGCGACCAAAGAACCCATGTCCAAGGCTATTACCTTTCTCCCCTTCAGTGTCTCTGGCACATCTCCGGAAACAACCTTCTGTGCCAGCCCTTCCACTATCGCCGTTTTCCCAACGCCTGGCTCGCCAATAAGGACAGGGTTGTTCTTTGTCCTACGGGAGAGGACCTGTATCACGCGCTTTATCTCTTCATCTCTCCCGATTACCGGGTCCAGCTTGCCGTCAGAGGCAAGCAGGGTTATGTCACACGCGTACTTTTTCAGGGCCTGATATTTTGATTCAGCCTCTGGATCTGTCACTCTCTGACCTCCTCTTATCTCTTGAAGTGCAACATATATTTTCTCCCTGGTTACTCCGTATTCCTGAAGGATTCTGTGGGATATCCCCTCTCTGTCCTCTGACACTGCAATAAAAACATGTTCTGTCCCCACATATTCATCATGTATTCTTCTCGCCTCCTCGAAGGCAAGGTCAAAGATTCTTTTTGCTCTGGGTGTAATGTATATCTGAGCCTGGCCACCACCCTCAAAGTGAACCTTGGGGGCTTGTTCCAGTCCATCTATCAGTTCCTTCTTTACAGTCTCAGGCTGGATTCCAATCGATGTAAGGATTGTCGGTACCAAACCTTCCTGCTGCTCAAGAAGACCAAGAAAGATATGCTCCGTATCAAGCTGATTATGGTTGAATCTGGTTAATGACTCCTGCGCTAAAGCAATCGCCTCTTGTGCCTTCACTGTGAACTTATCGAATCGCATTGGCCCTCACATGTAGAACCGTTAAAATATACGAGAAAAAAAGGATTTGTAAAGGGACATTTCGCCCGCCGTCCCCTTTTTGAACCAACCTTTGGGAATTACCGGTTTCTTCTTTTGTTGGTCGCA
Coding sequences:
- a CDS encoding AAA family ATPase; its protein translation is MRFDKFTVKAQEAIALAQESLTRFNHNQLDTEHIFLGLLEQQEGLVPTILTSIGIQPETVKKELIDGLEQAPKVHFEGGGQAQIYITPRAKRIFDLAFEEARRIHDEYVGTEHVFIAVSEDREGISHRILQEYGVTREKIYVALQEIRGGQRVTDPEAESKYQALKKYACDITLLASDGKLDPVIGRDEEIKRVIQVLSRRTKNNPVLIGEPGVGKTAIVEGLAQKVVSGDVPETLKGRKVIALDMGSLVAGSKYRGEFEDRLKAVLKEIERAKGDIILFIDELHTIVGAGAAEGAIDASNMLKPALARGELQCVGATTLDEYRKSIEKDGALERRFQPVLVNEPSIEDTIEILKGLRDKYEAHHGVKISDEALKAAARLSTRYISERFLPDKAIDLIDEAGSKLRIDIYSAPPELKDLERKLSVLIKEGQEAVAAREYERAAQLRDETDALQKEYTAKRNDWMEDRGFDDVVGEEDIAQVVSKWTGIPVSRMLEEESQKLLHMEERLHKRVIGQDEAVNLVSDAIRRARSGLKDPKRPIGSFIFLGPSGVGKTELAKALAEFLFDSEDAMVRIDMSEYMERHTVSRLIGAPPGYVGYEEGGQLTESIRRRPYSVVLFDETEKAHQDVFNVMLQILDEGRLTDGQGRTVDFRNTVLIMTSNVGSEWASGDAEDYETMKSRMIEELRSRFRPEFLNRIDETVVFRPLAFEDIEKIVALQIDNVRKSLMDSEIGLEVTKAAEDVLAREGYDPIYGARPLKRAIQRLVENPLSKKIIEGEFGKQDTVLVDAKDNELVFSKKGSKA
- a CDS encoding HD domain-containing protein: MITLEKIRRNRQVQVYVTRANEQLGVIGWTEHGKRHSNRVANGARMILTKLDGSEKEAELASIAGYLHDIGNVVNRANHSQTGAVIAGRIMSDMGADPEVVCEIMSAIGNHDEATGGPVSNVGAALILADKADVHKSRVRNPAFIKFDIHDRVNYAVKSSRLLVEGKSGLITLRLSIDTKTSPVMEYFEIFLSRMIIARKAADFLGCKFELTINGTKLM